In Pseudomonadota bacterium, the genomic stretch TTCGTTGCCGGGAATGACCCGCGACGAAAGAAGAACGTCGTCGCCGGGCTCGAGCGTCAGCTGCGGATGGGTGCCGGCCGCGAGTCGCGCCAGCGCGGCCTGACCTTCGCCCTGGGAGCCGGTAACGATCGCCAACAGTCGGTTGGGGGCTGTGGAGGCCGCCGCTTGGGGAGTAATAAGCAAGGCCTCGCTACGGCGCCCGAGCAGGCCCAGCTCGCTCGCCACGCGCACGTGGTTGTGTAGCGAGCGTCCGAGCAGCAGCACGCCGCGCCCGGTCAGCTCCGCCGCCTCGAACAGCGCCTGGATGCGGTAGATGTTGGAAGCGAACAGCGAGGCGATCACCCGTCCCGTTGCCGCTCGCACGCGTTCGAGCAGTGCGCCAGCCACGGTAGCCTCGCTGCCGGTATGCCCGGCCTCGTCGACATTGGTCGAATCGCTCAGAAGCAGGTCCACGCCCTCACGGCCGAGCTCCCCCAAGCGCGCCGCGTCGAAGTGCTCGCCGTCGGGTGGTGTGGGATCGATCTTGAAATCGCCGCTATGAACGACCAGCGCTTCGGGGGTGCGAATCGCCAGCGCATAAGCGTCGGGAATCGAGTGCGTCACACGAATCGGCTCGACCTCGAAGGGGCCCACCCGTATTCGGGAAGCCGCCTCCATGGGTATCAGCTTGGGCTCGTTGGGCAGCCTGGTTTGTTTCAAACGATCGCGCACCAGGCTCAAGGCGTATCGAGGTCCATACACCGGAACGTCGAAACTCTGCAGCAAGTAGGGTACCGCTCCAATGTGGTCTTCATGCCCGTGGGTGATCACCAATGCCTTGAATCGCGCGTTGCGATCGCGGACCGGCGCGAAGCTCGGGTGAACCACGTCCGCGCCCAGGGCGTCACCCGGAAAGGTGACTCCGCAGTCGATCATCATGCTCGAGCCCGAGTGCTCGAACACCATGCAATTCATCCCTACTTCGCCGAGCCCGCCGAGTGCGAAGAGCCGAACGGCCATCGCGGTCACTTGCTACTGCCGCTGCGCTGAGTCAAGCCGGTTCGCCTACGGTTTGACCGCTCGAACGGCGCCATGCTACCCAGCCCGCGGCGCGGCTCCGGTTTCTGCGGCGCCGAAGGAGTCCATTCATGCGTTTGGCGCCCGTTTCTGTGTTGTGTGCCGCATCGCTGCTATGCGCAGCCGGTCCCGTCGAGGCGCAGCACGCCGGGCAGGAGGACCAGGGTGACTCTGCGAACGCTGCCAACACGCGGTCCAGGACGTCGCGATCGGCACAAGGGTCTCTGCGTCCGTCCGGGGGGGCGTCGTTGTTGCAGGACGATGGCCCGCGGCTGCAGCCCCCACGGGTCGAGCTGCCCGTGCTGGACTCCGAGGCGGAGGCCGATGAGAGCTCACCAGCTGCTCCTCCTGCCCGGCGCGAGTCGCTGGCCGGGCCCGAGCCTCCAGGGACAGAGGCGCAGGCAGCCAGCCCGGCCGGCGCGTCCGAGCCGGCCGGGGTGCCTGCAACAACGCAGTGGACGGCTCCGCAAAGTGTGCTGACGCTGCACGGCTACATGCGCGCTCGCGGGGAGGTGCTCAACACCCTGTGGCTGGGGCGCCATCC encodes the following:
- a CDS encoding ribonuclease J, with the translated sequence MAVRLFALGGLGEVGMNCMVFEHSGSSMMIDCGVTFPGDALGADVVHPSFAPVRDRNARFKALVITHGHEDHIGAVPYLLQSFDVPVYGPRYALSLVRDRLKQTRLPNEPKLIPMEAASRIRVGPFEVEPIRVTHSIPDAYALAIRTPEALVVHSGDFKIDPTPPDGEHFDAARLGELGREGVDLLLSDSTNVDEAGHTGSEATVAGALLERVRAATGRVIASLFASNIYRIQALFEAAELTGRGVLLLGRSLHNHVRVASELGLLGRRSEALLITPQAAASTAPNRLLAIVTGSQGEGQAALARLAAGTHPQLTLEPGDDVLLSSRVIPGNERAVHRIVDDLERQGVRVLHRRCDPELHVSGHACREEQRRLLQLIDPGCFLPVHGTFHHLSRHAELARSQGVDQVQVVENGTVVELDATGLRAIGNVEAGRVFRHAGVAIDRTALHARRMLAGRGLLVIALKLDPELGLLAEPRILMRGVLDEPGRSEPSSHPELPSGAALQDEVLKCIRATLKRLGSANGAREIQQCEQAVSKAVARLVRQRLGWAPVTETLVTLISR